The following are encoded in a window of Mustelus asterias chromosome 11, sMusAst1.hap1.1, whole genome shotgun sequence genomic DNA:
- the tmem106a gene encoding transmembrane protein 106A — protein sequence MGKSFSQLPNFPRHSKKEDTTPIVPETNGIVPENTNEVHDSNGEANSHVPYVEFVGRESITCPTCQGTGRIPRGQENELVALIPYSDQRLQPQRTKLSVAVAVVISLLISGLAIFFLFPRSIKVEHVGIKSAYVTDDKLNYRVILKITNIINVTNYNFYSISITDLNVQIVFFNEVLGTVNIKNTTVFRPLGGGQIFYEVTAMLDDLGMYHYCTMPEIKVHNIVISIQATVTAWYLSHSEQVSFDAYQYVDCGSNTTHLHSPFYPSQDNHLHELLS from the exons ATGGGGAAATCATTTTCTCAATTACCTAATTTCCCAAGACACAGCAAGAAAGAGGATACCACACCTATTGTGCCAGAGACTAATGGAATTGTTCCCGAGAACACAAATGAAGTACATGACAGTAATGGAGAGGCCAATTCCCATGTTCCATACGTAGAGTTTGTGGGAAGAGAGAGCATCACGTGTCCCACCTGTCAAGGGACAGGAAGAATACCAAGAG GCCAAGAGAATGAGCTGGTTGCTCTGATTCCGTACAGTGACCAGAGGTTGCAGCCACAACGAAC GAAGCTTTCTGTGGCAGTCGCTGTGGTGATCAGCCTTCTGATTAGTGGACTTGCGATCTTCTTCCTTTTCCCACGTTCCATTAAAGTGGAACATGTTGGTATAAAGTCAGCCTACGTCACTGATGACAAGTTGAATTATAGAGTTATTCTCAAAATAACG AATATAATAAATGTAACAAACTACAACTTCTACAGCATCAGTATTACGGATCTCAATGTGCAGATTGTGTTTTTTAATGAAGTCCTTGGAACTGTCAACATCAAAAACACTACAGTTTTCAGGCCTTTGGGAGGCGGCCAG ATTTTCTATGAGGTGACTGCTATGCTAGATGATCTAGGCATGTA CCATTACTGCACAATGCCTGAAATCAAAGTGCACAATATTGTGATCTCAATACA AGCAACGGTGACAGCTTGGTACTTGTCGCACTCTGAGCAAGTCTCCTTTGATGCCTACCAATACGTTGACTGTGGCTCCAACACCACCCATCTTCACAGTCCCTTCTACCCTTCCCAGGACAACCATTTGCATGAGCTGCTCAGTTAA